A stretch of Chitinophaga caeni DNA encodes these proteins:
- a CDS encoding XRE family transcriptional regulator, with protein sequence MDHQQLYWSSNLRFLRKRQGISQQQLANILQLSRGKIHAQESGKTKNPRLEDMVHIARYFGIPLHLFATENLSAYDETTLVELLLKQHDIHGQKIRVLPITVDHDNEEYREFVPVQAQAGYRSGYNNPEFITSLPKFSLPGLPREKTIRMFPISGDSMLPIPSGSHVIAQYVDDWTSIKNNSACILVLGGTGQDIVFKMVENNIKTMGSLTLHSLNPIYNSYKVDISEVLEIWSFVGYISKELPL encoded by the coding sequence ATGGATCATCAACAATTATACTGGTCATCGAACCTGAGGTTTTTAAGAAAAAGGCAAGGCATTTCACAACAACAATTAGCGAATATACTGCAATTATCACGCGGTAAAATCCATGCCCAGGAAAGCGGGAAAACAAAGAATCCCAGGCTGGAAGATATGGTGCATATTGCCAGGTATTTTGGTATCCCTTTGCACCTGTTCGCCACTGAAAATTTATCTGCTTACGATGAAACTACGCTGGTAGAACTCTTATTAAAACAACACGATATACACGGACAAAAGATCAGGGTGCTTCCCATTACGGTAGATCATGATAACGAGGAGTACCGCGAATTTGTTCCCGTGCAAGCCCAAGCCGGTTACCGCTCGGGATACAATAACCCGGAGTTCATCACATCATTACCAAAATTTTCATTGCCCGGCTTACCCAGGGAAAAAACGATCCGGATGTTTCCAATTTCCGGGGATTCTATGTTACCCATTCCCAGCGGAAGCCACGTAATTGCACAATATGTTGATGACTGGACAAGCATTAAAAATAATAGCGCGTGTATATTGGTACTCGGGGGAACAGGGCAGGATATCGTTTTTAAAATGGTAGAAAACAATATCAAAACAATGGGAAGTCTAACTTTACACTCACTGAACCCTATCTACAACTCATATAAAGTAGATATTTCGGAAGTACTCGAAATCTGGTCATTCGTAGGGTATATCAGTAAGGAATTGCCCCTGTAA
- a CDS encoding class I SAM-dependent methyltransferase has product MKDLFSTDAANYATYRPGYPSELFIYLSNLAPAHELAWDAGTGNGQVAARLSSYFKNVIATDISKPQLAAARKVANVQYLEMPSEHTDFKDGSFDLVTVAQAVHWFNFDQFYAEVRRTLKPGGVIAVTGYGLLRSTEAINNAIDELHNEILRDHWEVERKYIDEGYKTIPFPFEEKSTPVFEHSCEWDLNQLLGYLATWSAVQHYIRSEHTNPVSFIEPALKAVFADQEKITFQFPILLRVGTK; this is encoded by the coding sequence ATGAAAGATTTATTTTCAACTGATGCGGCAAATTATGCCACGTATAGGCCAGGTTATCCTTCAGAGTTATTTATTTACCTTTCAAACCTAGCACCGGCGCATGAATTAGCTTGGGATGCCGGCACCGGTAACGGGCAAGTTGCCGCCAGGTTATCATCCTATTTCAAGAATGTAATAGCAACGGATATCAGTAAACCCCAATTAGCGGCAGCAAGGAAAGTGGCAAACGTCCAGTATCTAGAAATGCCCTCCGAACATACCGATTTTAAGGACGGGTCTTTTGACTTGGTAACCGTAGCACAAGCCGTTCATTGGTTTAATTTCGATCAGTTTTATGCAGAGGTGCGTAGAACCTTGAAGCCCGGCGGCGTCATCGCTGTAACCGGTTACGGTTTACTTCGCTCCACGGAAGCTATTAATAATGCCATCGACGAATTACATAATGAAATTCTCCGCGACCATTGGGAAGTAGAAAGAAAATACATTGACGAAGGTTACAAAACAATCCCTTTTCCCTTCGAGGAAAAATCAACCCCGGTCTTTGAGCATAGCTGTGAATGGGATTTGAATCAATTGTTAGGATACTTGGCTACCTGGTCGGCAGTACAGCATTATATCCGATCAGAACATACTAACCCCGTGAGTTTTATAGAGCCGGCTTTGAAAGCGGTATTTGCAGATCAAGAAAAAATAACTTTTCAATTCCCTATCTTGTTAAGAGTGGGAACGAAATAA
- a CDS encoding 2-hydroxyacid dehydrogenase: protein MKVYATRMLPQAGVDMLTAAGIPLTQFEGRQALNQDELIEICKHYDAVICAGQKLGAAFFEACPHLKCVALLSVGYDNVDLQAASHLNIPVTNTPGVLDASTAETAFLLMMATARKAFFMHQYILDGHWGFTDPTANLGIDLEGKTVGIFGLGNIGTVFAKYCKSFYQSPIIYHNRNRNIAAENLLDARYVSFEELLRESDVLSVHANLSASTRGIFNKDTFIKMKSSSIFINAARGGIHDENDLYEAIVEGQIWGAGLDVTNPEPMLPNNPLLRLPTVSILPHIGSATEGTRAAMAILAAKNIIAARDGMPLPNLVNKDALS from the coding sequence ATGAAAGTCTACGCAACAAGGATGTTACCCCAAGCGGGAGTGGATATGCTAACAGCTGCGGGCATACCGCTGACCCAATTTGAAGGCCGGCAAGCGCTGAACCAGGATGAACTGATCGAAATATGCAAACATTACGATGCCGTGATTTGCGCTGGGCAGAAACTGGGCGCCGCTTTTTTTGAAGCATGCCCACATTTGAAATGTGTCGCCTTATTATCGGTTGGATATGATAACGTGGATTTACAAGCTGCCAGCCATCTGAATATTCCCGTCACGAATACCCCCGGTGTACTCGATGCATCTACTGCCGAAACGGCATTCCTATTAATGATGGCTACTGCCCGCAAAGCTTTTTTTATGCATCAATATATACTTGACGGTCATTGGGGCTTCACCGACCCAACCGCCAACCTCGGTATCGACCTGGAAGGCAAAACAGTCGGTATTTTCGGGCTTGGGAATATAGGTACGGTATTCGCAAAATATTGTAAAAGCTTCTATCAAAGCCCGATCATTTATCATAATAGGAACAGGAACATCGCGGCGGAAAATTTACTGGATGCCAGGTACGTAAGTTTTGAAGAACTACTCCGCGAAAGTGATGTTCTTTCCGTGCATGCTAACCTTTCCGCTTCTACCCGCGGGATATTTAACAAGGATACATTTATAAAGATGAAATCAAGTTCCATCTTTATAAATGCGGCCAGGGGCGGCATACACGATGAAAATGATTTATATGAAGCTATTGTTGAAGGACAAATATGGGGCGCCGGCTTGGACGTTACCAATCCCGAACCGATGCTTCCCAACAACCCGCTATTACGGTTACCTACAGTTTCCATCCTTCCACATATCGGCTCGGCAACGGAAGGCACGCGTGCTGCAATGGCAATATTGGCGGCAAAAAATATTATCGCGGCAAGAGACGGTATGCCGTTACCAAATCTTGTAAATAAAGATGCGTTGAGCTAA
- a CDS encoding DUF6686 family protein translates to MCQLKFWLDAVNGYVAQCVHCGLYQVAYGTSLLTFTELQLQQFTTEIMQLATIGCPGGQEHVKAIILPTPEFGYQVILCHKELLELDKLLQNAQVEITTGALLALISNPD, encoded by the coding sequence ATGTGCCAATTGAAATTTTGGTTGGATGCCGTTAACGGTTACGTAGCGCAATGTGTACATTGCGGATTATACCAGGTTGCTTACGGTACCAGTTTATTAACTTTCACCGAATTGCAGCTACAACAGTTTACCACGGAAATTATGCAGCTAGCAACGATCGGTTGCCCCGGGGGACAAGAACATGTAAAAGCCATCATCTTACCGACACCTGAATTTGGCTACCAGGTAATCTTATGCCATAAGGAATTATTGGAATTAGATAAGTTGCTGCAAAATGCCCAGGTAGAAATCACAACCGGGGCGTTGCTTGCGTTAATATCAAACCCGGACTGA
- a CDS encoding lipid II:glycine glycyltransferase FemX, which translates to MISEVCKKSVRQVKETGIVQQTAFWSEVKSKQGLDSYAFDFTIQQGQRKYFNFPDESGETDILVIIQQVNTEQSIAYVPYGPELEPLPDLQGPFLEELSEMMRPYLPKNCILIRYDLAWESPWAKEEDRFDESGKWFGPPGKQYQEFRLNFQTHHHRLIKSNSNILPAHTIFMDLKKDDAALLSRMKPKTRYNIQLAKRKGVQVRSTGLQDIDTWYDLYTQTAKRNRIHLNEKHYFEAVLSAKADNTASPAEVELLIASANEQPLAAMFLVTSGNRGTYLYGASGNLHRNYMATYALQWEAMQKVRQKGASEYDFFGVSPSPDPRHPLYGLYKFKTGFGGELYHRMGCWDYPLYDDAYKTFTAVEMSSKGYHL; encoded by the coding sequence ATGATCAGTGAAGTATGTAAAAAATCGGTTCGACAGGTAAAGGAAACTGGTATCGTGCAACAAACGGCATTTTGGTCGGAAGTGAAGTCGAAACAGGGCTTGGATTCCTATGCCTTCGACTTTACAATTCAACAAGGACAACGGAAGTATTTTAATTTCCCCGACGAATCAGGGGAAACGGATATATTAGTAATTATTCAACAGGTCAATACGGAGCAGAGCATTGCATATGTACCGTACGGCCCGGAGTTAGAACCTTTGCCGGATTTACAAGGACCATTCTTGGAAGAATTATCGGAGATGATGCGGCCATACCTGCCGAAGAACTGTATCCTGATCCGCTACGATTTAGCTTGGGAATCGCCCTGGGCAAAAGAGGAAGACCGTTTCGATGAGTCGGGCAAATGGTTTGGCCCACCCGGAAAACAATACCAGGAGTTCCGGTTAAATTTTCAAACCCATCATCATAGGCTGATAAAATCAAATTCGAATATTCTCCCGGCGCATACCATCTTTATGGATTTAAAGAAAGATGATGCCGCCTTGCTGTCAAGGATGAAACCCAAGACAAGGTATAACATCCAGTTGGCGAAAAGGAAGGGCGTGCAAGTACGCTCTACCGGTTTGCAAGACATTGATACCTGGTATGATTTATATACACAAACAGCCAAGCGTAACCGTATCCATCTTAATGAAAAACATTATTTTGAGGCCGTGTTAAGCGCGAAGGCAGATAATACAGCATCGCCTGCTGAAGTAGAATTATTGATTGCTTCGGCTAATGAACAACCCTTGGCAGCTATGTTCCTCGTAACTTCCGGTAATAGGGGAACTTATCTTTACGGCGCATCTGGAAACCTGCACCGTAATTACATGGCTACCTATGCACTGCAATGGGAGGCCATGCAGAAAGTCAGGCAGAAAGGCGCGAGCGAATATGACTTTTTCGGTGTTTCCCCGAGTCCGGATCCACGGCATCCGTTATACGGGCTATATAAATTTAAAACTGGTTTCGGCGGGGAACTCTACCACAGGATGGGCTGTTGGGATTACCCTTTATATGATGATGCTTATAAAACATTCACGGCAGTTGAAATGAGCAGCAAGGGATACCATCTGTAG
- a CDS encoding DUF1295 domain-containing protein, with product MLTIQVLLVVFIMALMVTASGFRNTIWFVTIGYTFAILAMALALGISFYKRFTWFNWIQVSGLALWGIRLGAYILQRDKNRDYQNNVQDQVQAAQKLPLFAKFFMWIAVSFLFTCLFSPAIFSLKDTISLKLSGSPYIILGCLLLLLGIYIESRADWEKSRFKAYQPGTFVDVGLFRWVRYPNYLGELMVWTGNYLLSIQFYQATWQWAIATTGLIGIWIIMIDATRRLEKRHWSKYRDVPGYKTYVEKVPILFPYLPFYSFIKRKP from the coding sequence ATGTTAACGATTCAGGTATTATTAGTAGTGTTCATCATGGCTTTGATGGTGACTGCTTCCGGGTTCAGGAATACGATTTGGTTTGTAACAATAGGCTATACATTTGCCATCCTTGCCATGGCATTGGCGCTCGGTATAAGTTTTTATAAAAGGTTTACTTGGTTTAACTGGATACAAGTGAGCGGGTTAGCTCTTTGGGGAATACGGCTGGGTGCTTACATTTTACAGCGGGATAAGAACCGGGACTATCAAAACAATGTTCAAGACCAGGTGCAAGCTGCGCAAAAGCTCCCTTTATTTGCAAAATTTTTCATGTGGATCGCGGTGAGTTTTTTATTCACTTGCCTTTTTTCTCCTGCCATCTTTAGCTTGAAAGATACGATCTCCTTGAAATTATCCGGCTCACCTTATATCATTCTTGGTTGTTTACTGTTACTACTTGGCATTTACATTGAAAGTAGGGCCGATTGGGAAAAATCTAGATTTAAAGCCTATCAACCTGGCACTTTTGTTGATGTAGGTCTTTTTAGATGGGTAAGATATCCAAACTACTTGGGCGAGTTAATGGTTTGGACAGGTAATTACTTGCTAAGCATACAATTTTATCAGGCTACCTGGCAATGGGCAATTGCTACTACCGGGTTAATAGGTATTTGGATTATCATGATCGATGCTACAAGGCGTTTAGAAAAAAGACATTGGTCAAAATACAGGGATGTACCGGGTTATAAAACTTATGTTGAAAAAGTTCCCATTCTTTTTCCTTACCTCCCCTTTTACAGTTTCATTAAGCGTAAACCATAA
- a CDS encoding metallophosphoesterase family protein, with amino-acid sequence MARTIVIGDIHGGLKALRQLLERVGPGEGDRFVFLGDYVDGWSQSAQVIEFLIGFERSYPCVFIKGNHDTWCIGWLSGEAPNPVWVANGGMATLTSYETTTIEQRQRHLLFFSRMKNYYIDDEKRLFIHAGFSSMHGPENEHYSSNYSWDRTLWELALALNPKLGKDNIFYPKRLLLFKEIFIGHTPTTNYGQGTPMNANTVWNVDTGAAFRGSITALDIKSKKFWQSDPVYTLYPGEKGRNRD; translated from the coding sequence ATGGCAAGGACTATTGTAATAGGAGATATACACGGCGGCTTGAAAGCGCTCCGGCAATTACTGGAGAGGGTCGGGCCGGGGGAGGGCGATCGTTTCGTATTTTTAGGTGATTATGTAGATGGTTGGTCGCAGTCGGCACAGGTAATAGAATTTTTAATCGGATTTGAACGTTCTTACCCTTGCGTATTTATCAAGGGAAACCATGATACTTGGTGCATCGGTTGGCTAAGTGGCGAAGCGCCTAACCCGGTTTGGGTGGCAAACGGCGGTATGGCTACTTTAACCAGTTACGAAACTACTACGATCGAACAAAGGCAAAGACATTTGTTATTCTTTTCGAGGATGAAAAATTATTATATAGACGATGAAAAGCGATTGTTTATACATGCCGGCTTTTCCTCTATGCATGGTCCTGAAAATGAACATTATAGCAGTAATTATTCCTGGGATCGTACCTTGTGGGAACTGGCATTGGCGTTAAATCCCAAGCTGGGGAAGGATAATATTTTTTACCCGAAACGTTTGTTGCTGTTCAAAGAAATATTTATTGGCCATACACCAACTACAAATTATGGCCAAGGTACACCGATGAATGCTAATACCGTTTGGAACGTTGATACTGGCGCAGCGTTTAGAGGTAGTATAACCGCGCTCGATATAAAAAGTAAAAAGTTCTGGCAAAGCGACCCCGTTTATACTTTGTACCCTGGGGAGAAAGGTCGCAACCGGGATTGA
- a CDS encoding lectin-like domain-containing protein: MKRVAWFLALMIFPCFTAIGQVQLPYILNGGASQESCNCYTLTQDVNNTSGTIWNKNQVSLLNSFDYVFDVNLGCKDANGADGIGFILQTRGTNLGSTGQGIGFAGIKPSVGVIIDTFQNPDENDPASDHVAIQINGISDHADPLGNLAGPVNAVKDESNIEDCQWHLFRIQWDAGTHTMIVSVDKQERLRLTYDFLNNVFGGNPMVYWGFAGSTGGYSNLQQFCAALRPSFSVNDQQRFCEGLPIQFQNASSSFGSITRYWWDFGDGTTSTEAIPPPHVFPGAGNYNIKMVIEDNSGCVSDTNYTQVSISDYPVVAFTPNLLCTGQDFTIHDASTAQYGDVVAWEWDWGNGDYDYTENPVYPVQQPGTRQVKLTAFTQAGCATTETFPLKVSESADIVASVSDACYGDVSRFYGLSLNPQVPVSEWQWNLGDGQSIGTKDMQYVYPEPGNFQVQLSATTQDGCITRTQPQDVTIHSMQLKATGDTLVAMGQPLQLNAYANGDNIQFAWYPATGLNNPYTANPIAILQGDQTYSLRAESPFGCIETQSLHVKVYKGPTFYTPTAFTPNNDGQNDLFRAVSPGMQSLDYFRIWNRWGQLVFESRDLRAAWDGQFQGKKAVGGTYTWAVSGIDYQGKVHQQKGYVVLIR, encoded by the coding sequence ATGAAAAGAGTCGCTTGGTTCCTGGCTTTAATGATCTTCCCTTGCTTCACTGCCATCGGGCAGGTCCAGTTACCATACATACTGAATGGGGGCGCCTCTCAAGAAAGTTGTAACTGTTATACATTGACACAAGATGTCAACAATACCAGTGGTACTATCTGGAATAAGAACCAGGTGAGCTTGCTGAATTCTTTCGATTATGTATTTGACGTAAACCTGGGTTGTAAAGACGCCAACGGGGCTGACGGTATCGGGTTTATTTTACAAACAAGGGGAACCAATTTAGGATCAACGGGCCAAGGCATCGGCTTTGCCGGTATCAAGCCTTCCGTTGGCGTGATTATAGACACTTTTCAAAACCCGGATGAAAACGATCCTGCCTCGGATCACGTCGCGATACAAATAAATGGCATCTCCGATCATGCAGATCCGCTCGGTAACCTTGCCGGGCCGGTTAATGCCGTAAAAGATGAGTCGAATATTGAAGACTGCCAATGGCATCTCTTCCGTATACAATGGGATGCCGGCACACATACCATGATCGTGAGTGTTGACAAGCAGGAAAGGTTGCGGTTAACTTACGATTTTTTAAACAACGTTTTCGGTGGCAACCCCATGGTATACTGGGGATTTGCCGGATCTACAGGCGGCTACTCCAACTTGCAACAATTTTGCGCTGCCCTTAGACCTTCCTTCAGCGTCAATGACCAGCAAAGATTCTGTGAAGGATTGCCTATACAATTTCAAAATGCTTCAAGCTCCTTTGGTAGCATCACGAGGTATTGGTGGGATTTTGGAGATGGTACCACTTCTACTGAAGCCATCCCGCCACCGCATGTTTTCCCGGGGGCCGGAAATTATAATATCAAGATGGTCATCGAAGATAATAGCGGCTGCGTTTCTGATACTAATTACACGCAGGTAAGCATCAGCGATTATCCTGTTGTTGCCTTCACGCCCAATTTATTATGTACCGGCCAGGACTTTACCATCCACGATGCCTCTACGGCTCAATATGGCGATGTTGTAGCCTGGGAATGGGACTGGGGCAACGGCGATTACGATTATACGGAAAACCCCGTTTACCCGGTTCAGCAACCCGGTACCCGCCAGGTGAAGCTTACAGCTTTCACCCAGGCCGGCTGCGCCACCACGGAAACATTCCCCCTGAAAGTATCTGAAAGTGCAGATATAGTAGCTTCGGTAAGCGATGCTTGCTACGGGGATGTGTCGAGGTTTTACGGGTTGAGTTTAAATCCGCAGGTGCCTGTCAGCGAATGGCAGTGGAATTTGGGCGATGGTCAGTCTATCGGTACAAAAGATATGCAGTATGTTTACCCCGAACCGGGGAATTTCCAGGTACAGTTAAGTGCTACCACGCAGGATGGCTGCATTACACGAACCCAGCCGCAAGATGTTACGATCCACTCCATGCAATTAAAAGCTACCGGGGATACACTTGTTGCGATGGGGCAACCATTACAGTTAAATGCATATGCCAATGGAGACAACATACAATTTGCCTGGTATCCCGCTACGGGGTTGAATAATCCTTACACGGCCAACCCGATCGCGATTTTGCAAGGCGATCAAACATATTCCCTCCGGGCAGAGTCGCCTTTCGGATGTATCGAAACACAAAGTTTGCATGTAAAAGTTTATAAAGGCCCCACATTCTATACGCCCACGGCTTTCACACCGAATAACGATGGTCAGAACGACTTATTCCGTGCTGTTTCTCCCGGCATGCAATCGCTGGATTACTTCAGGATATGGAACCGCTGGGGGCAACTCGTATTTGAAAGCAGGGATCTAAGGGCAGCCTGGGATGGCCAGTTCCAGGGGAAAAAAGCAGTAGGCGGCACCTATACCTGGGCCGTTTCCGGAATTGATTATCAAGGGAAAGTACATCAACAAAAAGGATATGTTGTGTTAATACGCTAG